A stretch of the Streptomyces sp. NBC_01428 genome encodes the following:
- a CDS encoding 5-oxoprolinase subunit B family protein, whose amino-acid sequence MTARTTGDATPAVSPGTGVRADHGAARTPSGDDTPTGHRTTPATTPTRTRVLPVGDRALLVEVFSVEAAQALHAVLLRRRAEGSLTVREIVPAARTVLLDGLDDPARVAERLPGWEIPPLGTRADEAVEIPVRYDGPDLADVAALWGVPVHEVRAIHAAAEFRVAFCGFAPGFGYLTGLPERYDVPRRATPRTAVPAGSVALAGPYTGVYPRSSPGGWQLIGSTDAVLWDHTRVPAALLAPGTRVRFVPVGGS is encoded by the coding sequence ATGACGGCTCGCACGACGGGCGACGCGACACCGGCGGTGTCCCCCGGTACCGGCGTCCGGGCCGACCACGGGGCGGCCCGGACGCCCTCGGGGGACGACACCCCCACGGGTCACCGCACGACACCAGCGACCACGCCGACCCGTACGAGGGTGCTTCCCGTCGGCGACCGGGCGCTGCTCGTCGAGGTCTTCTCCGTCGAGGCGGCCCAGGCGCTGCACGCCGTACTGCTGCGGCGCCGCGCGGAGGGCTCACTGACGGTGCGGGAGATCGTCCCGGCGGCGCGCACGGTGCTGCTGGACGGCCTGGACGACCCGGCGCGGGTCGCGGAACGGCTGCCCGGCTGGGAGATCCCTCCACTGGGCACGCGCGCGGACGAGGCCGTCGAGATCCCCGTCCGCTACGACGGTCCCGATCTGGCGGACGTGGCGGCCCTGTGGGGAGTGCCGGTGCACGAGGTGCGGGCGATCCACGCGGCGGCCGAGTTCCGGGTGGCGTTCTGCGGGTTCGCGCCCGGCTTCGGATATCTGACCGGGCTGCCGGAACGGTACGACGTGCCACGCCGGGCGACTCCCCGGACCGCGGTTCCGGCGGGCTCCGTGGCACTGGCAGGCCCGTACACGGGGGTGTATCCGCGCAGTTCGCCCGGCGGCTGGCAGCTGATCGGCAGCACGGACGCGGTGCTGTGGGACCACACGCGCGTGCCGGCCGCACTGTTGGCGCCGGGCACACGGGTCCGCTTCGTCCCGGTGGGCGGCTCATGA
- a CDS encoding ankyrin repeat domain-containing protein yields MSEVPDPEVVELATKIFDLARRGETETLVAYVDAGVPANLTNDRGDSLVMLAAYHGHAEAVRALLDRGAEADRVNDRGQTPLAGAVFKGEDAVIRVLLAAGADPAAGTPSAVDTARMFAKTDVLELFGAH; encoded by the coding sequence ATGAGTGAAGTCCCCGACCCCGAGGTCGTGGAGCTCGCGACGAAGATCTTCGATCTGGCGCGGCGCGGCGAGACGGAGACGCTCGTGGCGTACGTGGACGCGGGCGTTCCGGCGAATCTCACCAACGACCGGGGCGACTCGCTCGTGATGCTCGCGGCCTACCACGGCCACGCGGAGGCGGTCCGTGCCCTGCTGGACCGCGGTGCCGAGGCCGACCGGGTCAACGACCGCGGCCAGACCCCGCTCGCGGGGGCCGTCTTCAAGGGCGAGGACGCGGTGATCCGGGTTCTCCTGGCCGCCGGTGCCGATCCGGCCGCGGGCACGCCCTCGGCCGTCGACACGGCCCGCATGTTCGCCAAGACCGACGTGCTCGAACTGTTCGGCGCGCACTGA
- a CDS encoding glycosyltransferase family 4 protein, whose product MRVVIVTESFPPDVNGVAHCALQTARHLVDRGHAPLVVAPATSAGNGPDALAPCPVVRVPSLPLPGYPQVRVALPSRRVAAAITEHRADIVHLASPFILGVRGMAAASRLGIPAVAVYQTDLAGYARTYISAGEATAWRRIRSVHAAADLTLAPSTAALSDLETHGVPRVRLWARGVDTARFRPALRDEALRRELAPNGELIVGYVGRLAPEKHVELLSGVCGLDGVRVVVVGDGPSETTLRATLPGAALLGRRTGDDLARIFASLDVFAHTGPFETFCQTVQEAMASGVPVVAPAAGGPLDLVDHGRTGLLVPPRDPDAVRDAVLTLAADPAARAAYGAAGHAMVEGRTWAAVGDQLIGHYDDVLSARKLVAA is encoded by the coding sequence ATGCGTGTCGTCATCGTGACCGAATCCTTTCCCCCCGATGTGAACGGCGTGGCCCACTGCGCGCTCCAGACCGCCCGGCACCTCGTCGATCGCGGTCACGCTCCCCTCGTCGTCGCCCCGGCCACCTCCGCCGGGAACGGACCCGACGCCCTCGCGCCGTGTCCCGTCGTCCGTGTCCCCTCCCTCCCGCTCCCGGGCTACCCCCAGGTCCGCGTCGCCCTCCCCAGCCGACGCGTCGCCGCGGCCATCACCGAACACCGCGCGGACATCGTCCACCTGGCCAGCCCCTTCATCCTCGGCGTCCGCGGCATGGCGGCCGCCTCCCGGCTCGGCATCCCCGCCGTCGCCGTCTACCAGACCGACCTGGCCGGATACGCCCGTACGTACATCAGCGCCGGTGAGGCGACCGCGTGGCGGCGCATCCGCTCCGTGCACGCCGCCGCCGACCTGACACTCGCTCCGTCCACCGCGGCCCTGTCCGACCTGGAGACCCACGGCGTGCCCCGTGTCCGGCTCTGGGCGCGCGGCGTCGACACGGCGCGCTTCCGGCCCGCTCTCCGGGACGAGGCGCTCCGCCGCGAGCTGGCCCCGAACGGCGAGCTGATCGTCGGCTACGTCGGCCGGCTCGCCCCGGAGAAGCACGTCGAACTGCTCTCCGGGGTCTGCGGACTCGACGGCGTCCGCGTCGTCGTGGTCGGCGACGGACCCAGCGAGACCACCCTGCGGGCCACCCTCCCCGGCGCGGCCCTCCTCGGCCGACGCACCGGTGACGACCTCGCGCGGATCTTCGCCTCCCTGGACGTCTTCGCGCACACCGGCCCCTTCGAGACCTTCTGCCAGACCGTCCAGGAGGCCATGGCCAGCGGGGTGCCCGTCGTGGCGCCCGCCGCCGGCGGACCGCTCGACCTCGTGGACCACGGCCGCACCGGGCTCCTCGTCCCGCCCCGCGACCCCGACGCCGTACGGGACGCGGTGCTGACCCTGGCCGCCGACCCCGCCGCGCGGGCTGCCTACGGAGCCGCCGGTCACGCCATGGTCGAGGGCCGCACGTGGGCCGCGGTGGGCGACCAGCTCATCGGCCACTACGACGACGTCCTGTCCGCACGGAAGCTGGTGGCGGCATGA
- a CDS encoding SGNH/GDSL hydrolase family protein — translation MRPLRFVALGDSLTEGVGDPVGDRWRGWAELLAHGLAPVDAAVEFTNLAVSGAQTRDVLERQTPEALALRPDVVSVVIGVNDTLRCTFDIRSVAERLDTVYAAFRAGDTLLMTACLPDPGSMLGLPGTLARPLARRQRAVNTIVHALSERHGALHLHAAEEEWLTDRALWSADRLHPGERGHRQLALRFHALLAERGIATGAAPSGEPECAVPTRSASLWWLATAGTGWVARRCTDLLPQLLTLAASEVRHRARGTSSRLDIGAAHAVSAALAALSVAEQPDAA, via the coding sequence ATGAGACCGCTTCGCTTCGTGGCCCTCGGGGACTCGCTCACGGAAGGCGTGGGCGACCCCGTGGGGGACCGGTGGCGGGGATGGGCGGAACTGCTCGCCCACGGCCTCGCCCCGGTGGACGCGGCCGTGGAGTTCACCAACCTCGCGGTCAGCGGGGCGCAGACCCGGGACGTCCTGGAGCGGCAGACCCCCGAGGCGCTGGCGCTGCGGCCCGACGTCGTGTCCGTCGTCATCGGCGTCAACGACACCCTCCGGTGCACGTTCGACATCCGCTCCGTCGCCGAACGGCTGGACACCGTCTACGCCGCGTTCCGCGCGGGGGACACGCTGCTGATGACGGCCTGCCTGCCGGATCCGGGCTCGATGCTCGGACTGCCGGGGACCCTCGCCCGGCCGCTGGCCCGCAGGCAGCGCGCGGTCAACACCATCGTGCACGCGCTCTCCGAACGGCACGGGGCGCTGCATCTGCACGCCGCCGAGGAGGAGTGGCTGACCGACCGCGCCCTGTGGAGCGCCGACCGGCTGCACCCGGGGGAGCGCGGGCACCGTCAACTCGCCCTGCGTTTCCACGCCCTGCTCGCCGAACGGGGCATCGCCACCGGGGCCGCCCCGTCCGGGGAACCCGAGTGCGCCGTCCCCACCCGCTCGGCGAGCCTCTGGTGGCTCGCCACCGCGGGAACGGGCTGGGTCGCCCGCCGGTGCACGGACCTGCTGCCCCAGCTGCTCACCCTCGCCGCGTCCGAGGTGCGCCACCGGGCGCGGGGCACCAGCTCCCGCCTCGACATCGGCGCGGCGCACGCCGTCTCGGCCGCGCTCGCAGCCCTGTCCGTGGCCGAACAGCCCGACGCGGCATGA
- a CDS encoding biotin-dependent carboxyltransferase family protein, whose translation MSDRALSVVRAGALTTVQDQGRPGHAHLGVPRSGALDAPAAALANRLVGNATGAAVLETTLNGCSLRPRSAVVAVVTGAPCPVTVDGRPAAWGAPVRVPAGALLDIGPARAGVRSYVAVAGGVAVDPVLGSRSTDLLSGLGPAPLADGTVLPLGCPGAGHARVDVVPHPAPPAELVLRVTPGPREDWFTGSAVRTLTTRSYRVSSASNRIGLRTEGPALERAVSGELPSEGMVLGAVQVPPDGRPVVFLADHPTTGGYPVIAVVRETDLPAAAQAVPGIPVRFVAVRRR comes from the coding sequence ATGAGTGACCGGGCCCTGTCGGTGGTGCGGGCGGGCGCCCTGACCACCGTCCAGGACCAGGGGCGCCCCGGCCACGCGCACCTGGGCGTGCCGCGCTCCGGGGCGCTCGACGCCCCCGCGGCGGCGCTGGCCAACCGGCTCGTCGGCAACGCCACCGGGGCGGCCGTGCTGGAGACGACCCTCAACGGCTGTTCCCTGCGCCCTCGTTCGGCGGTCGTCGCGGTCGTGACGGGAGCGCCCTGTCCGGTCACGGTCGACGGGCGGCCCGCGGCCTGGGGAGCGCCCGTCCGGGTGCCCGCGGGCGCTCTTCTGGACATCGGCCCCGCTCGCGCGGGCGTGCGTTCCTATGTGGCCGTGGCCGGTGGTGTGGCGGTCGATCCGGTGCTCGGCAGCCGGTCCACCGACCTGCTGTCGGGGCTGGGCCCCGCGCCGCTGGCGGACGGAACGGTGCTTCCGCTGGGGTGCCCGGGTGCCGGGCACGCGCGTGTGGACGTCGTTCCGCACCCCGCCCCGCCCGCCGAACTCGTCCTGCGGGTGACGCCCGGCCCGCGCGAGGACTGGTTCACGGGATCGGCGGTCCGGACGCTGACGACCCGCTCCTACCGGGTGTCATCGGCGAGCAACCGGATCGGGCTGCGCACGGAGGGACCCGCCCTGGAGAGGGCCGTTTCCGGTGAACTGCCCAGTGAGGGAATGGTGCTGGGCGCGGTGCAGGTGCCGCCCGACGGACGGCCGGTGGTGTTCCTCGCCGACCATCCGACGACCGGCGGCTATCCGGTGATCGCGGTCGTCCGGGAGACGGACCTCCCCGCGGCCGCTCAGGCCGTGCCGGGCATTCCCGTCCGTTTCGTGGCGGTCCGTCGCCGCTGA
- a CDS encoding glycosyltransferase: MSLRIVRLANFVAPASGGLRTALRELGAGYLAAGHDPVLVVPGERASDHETEQGRVITLPGPLLPGTGGYRVLTDRRRVARLLESLAPDRLEVSDRTTLRWTGVWARRARVPAVMVSHETADGVLRTWGLPEAMARRTADALNVRTAHSYARVVCTTEFAEREFVRIGARNVVRAPLGVDLESRHPTLRDPALRSRHARADQILLVLCSRLSVEKRPGTALDALEALLRRGRPAVLVVAGDGPLRARLEQRARERRLPVTFLGHVADRALLGSLQASADVCLAPGPAETFGLAALEAMACGTPVVASSLSALPEVLGSAGATAADNGDSFADAVGLVLGRPESERRGAARARAECFGWDAAVAGFLAAHDAVPVPPRIQEVQEGVA, translated from the coding sequence ATGAGCCTCAGGATCGTACGGCTGGCCAACTTCGTCGCCCCCGCCTCCGGCGGTCTGCGCACCGCCCTGCGGGAACTGGGCGCCGGCTACCTCGCGGCAGGCCACGACCCGGTGCTGGTCGTTCCCGGCGAGCGCGCGAGCGACCACGAGACCGAGCAGGGGCGCGTGATCACCCTGCCCGGCCCGCTGCTGCCCGGGACCGGTGGCTACCGCGTGCTGACCGACCGACGGAGAGTGGCCCGGCTCCTGGAATCGCTCGCCCCCGACCGCCTGGAGGTCTCGGACCGCACCACCCTGCGCTGGACCGGAGTCTGGGCCCGGCGCGCCCGGGTCCCCGCCGTGATGGTCTCCCACGAGACCGCCGACGGTGTCCTGCGCACCTGGGGACTGCCGGAGGCGATGGCCCGGCGGACCGCCGACGCCCTCAACGTCCGTACCGCCCACTCCTACGCGCGTGTGGTGTGCACCACCGAGTTCGCCGAGCGCGAGTTCGTCCGCATCGGCGCCCGCAACGTCGTACGCGCCCCGCTCGGCGTCGACCTGGAGAGCCGCCACCCCACCCTGCGCGACCCGGCGCTGCGGTCCCGCCACGCGCGCGCCGACCAGATCCTGCTCGTCCTGTGCTCACGGCTCTCGGTGGAGAAGCGGCCCGGCACGGCGCTCGACGCCCTGGAAGCGCTGCTGCGGCGCGGGCGGCCCGCCGTGCTCGTCGTCGCCGGGGACGGGCCGCTCAGGGCCCGGCTCGAACAGCGGGCGCGGGAACGGAGGCTGCCCGTCACCTTCCTCGGGCATGTCGCCGACCGCGCCCTGCTCGGCTCGCTCCAGGCCTCGGCCGACGTGTGCCTGGCCCCGGGGCCGGCCGAGACGTTCGGGCTCGCCGCGCTGGAGGCCATGGCCTGCGGCACCCCGGTCGTCGCCAGTTCGCTCTCCGCCCTGCCCGAGGTCCTCGGTTCCGCCGGAGCCACCGCCGCCGACAACGGGGACTCCTTCGCGGACGCGGTCGGGCTGGTGCTCGGCCGTCCCGAGAGCGAGCGTCGCGGGGCGGCACGCGCGCGTGCCGAGTGCTTCGGCTGGGACGCCGCCGTCGCGGGCTTCCTCGCCGCGCACGACGCGGTCCCGGTCCCGCCCCGGATCCAGGAAGTCCAGGAGGGCGTGGCATGA
- a CDS encoding putative hydro-lyase: protein MREADLHAHAWSPGEARRRFRAGLSLPTAGIAAGHTQANLVSVPADWAYEMLLFCQRNPKPCPVLDVTDAGSWTTPLAAGADLRTDLPRYRVWEHGELVAEPTDVVEHWRPDLVSFLIGCSFTFEWALGAAGVPMRHIEQGRNVSMYVTARQCRPAGRLHGPMVVSMRPVPPQHLAAAIRESSLLPAVHGSPVHCGEPSGLGIEDLSRPDFGDPVLAAPDDIPVFWACGVTPQAAVMASRPPFAITHAPGRMFLTDARDEQYRVA, encoded by the coding sequence GTGCGGGAAGCCGACCTTCACGCGCACGCGTGGAGCCCCGGCGAGGCACGCCGCCGCTTCCGCGCGGGACTGTCGCTGCCCACAGCCGGGATCGCCGCGGGCCACACCCAGGCGAACCTCGTCTCGGTCCCCGCCGACTGGGCGTACGAGATGCTGCTGTTCTGCCAGCGCAACCCGAAGCCGTGCCCGGTCCTCGACGTGACCGACGCCGGTTCCTGGACCACGCCGCTCGCCGCGGGCGCGGACCTGCGCACCGACCTGCCGCGCTACCGGGTGTGGGAGCACGGCGAGTTGGTGGCCGAACCCACGGACGTGGTGGAGCACTGGCGCCCCGATCTGGTGTCCTTCCTGATCGGCTGCAGCTTCACCTTCGAGTGGGCGCTGGGAGCGGCGGGCGTGCCGATGCGCCACATCGAGCAGGGCCGGAACGTCTCGATGTACGTGACGGCGCGGCAGTGCCGTCCGGCCGGACGGCTGCACGGGCCGATGGTGGTGTCCATGCGCCCGGTGCCGCCGCAGCACCTGGCGGCGGCGATCCGGGAGAGCAGTCTGCTGCCGGCCGTGCACGGCAGCCCGGTGCACTGCGGTGAGCCGTCGGGACTGGGCATCGAGGACCTCTCGCGCCCGGACTTCGGGGATCCGGTGCTCGCGGCGCCGGACGACATCCCGGTGTTCTGGGCGTGCGGGGTGACGCCCCAGGCGGCCGTGATGGCGTCCCGGCCGCCGTTCGCGATCACCCACGCGCCGGGGCGGATGTTCCTCACGGACGCCCGCGACGAGCAGTACCGAGTGGCCTGA
- a CDS encoding HEAT repeat domain-containing protein: MFDPVIAPSGTLLGLLQRGRGDGTLHALTAPRAEALAALNHCVLRDPRHDWQVENRSLYYARLYLDLAGELDEIERHLFDAEDVLDDCESRTGLSLAVLGHLASYGRQDALALLRRYAATGTSWAWALDELALRDDDAGLRALAVPTLARFPADPEGEAALTAAVRDAFEPRPWRLWADDPRPSVAARVRAAQEAGSFDRWQRQMRPSGPRPGWSVQAVFDWAQQGIDRGAALYVPAARCLTAVAGPEDRPEIVEAARDGAEGARCTALRYLADGNDPDALDLIEAAVANGSTGVTEAAVDAFERMRGVAAVDRARGWAHRPDALGAAAGRVLACRGGAQDRDLVLGALREAVRGEGPDAPTLWTLVDGSGRLGIACAAPVLRHIYRETASSHLRQRAARALAVTDPSFPAGFAVECLWDCEETTRETAARHAETGDARVVDQLRRLAADPAEEAEVQTAVRSRIGPDMPAV; encoded by the coding sequence ATGTTCGATCCGGTCATAGCGCCCAGCGGTACGCTGCTCGGCCTGCTCCAGAGGGGCCGCGGCGACGGCACGCTGCACGCGCTCACCGCACCGCGCGCCGAAGCGCTCGCGGCGCTGAACCACTGTGTGCTGCGGGATCCCCGCCACGACTGGCAGGTGGAGAACCGCTCCCTGTACTACGCCCGTCTCTACCTCGATCTGGCCGGTGAGCTGGACGAGATCGAGCGGCACCTCTTCGACGCCGAGGACGTCCTCGACGACTGCGAGTCCCGCACGGGGCTCTCCCTCGCGGTCCTCGGACACCTCGCCTCCTACGGCCGGCAGGACGCCCTCGCGCTGCTGCGCAGGTACGCCGCCACCGGCACCAGCTGGGCCTGGGCCCTCGACGAACTCGCCCTGCGGGACGACGACGCCGGTCTGCGGGCGCTCGCCGTCCCGACCCTCGCCCGGTTCCCGGCCGACCCCGAGGGCGAGGCCGCCCTCACCGCCGCCGTGCGCGACGCGTTCGAACCACGGCCCTGGCGGCTGTGGGCCGACGACCCGCGCCCCTCCGTCGCGGCCCGCGTGCGTGCCGCCCAGGAAGCCGGGTCCTTCGACCGCTGGCAGCGCCAGATGCGCCCGTCCGGACCTCGCCCCGGCTGGAGCGTCCAGGCCGTCTTCGACTGGGCCCAGCAGGGCATCGACCGCGGAGCCGCGCTGTATGTGCCGGCCGCCCGCTGCCTGACCGCCGTCGCCGGCCCCGAGGACCGGCCCGAGATCGTCGAGGCGGCGCGCGACGGCGCCGAGGGCGCGCGCTGCACGGCATTGCGCTACCTCGCCGACGGCAACGACCCCGACGCCCTCGACCTGATCGAGGCGGCCGTGGCGAACGGCTCGACCGGTGTCACCGAGGCCGCCGTCGACGCCTTCGAGCGGATGCGCGGCGTCGCCGCGGTCGACCGGGCCCGCGGCTGGGCGCACCGGCCCGACGCCCTCGGCGCCGCCGCCGGACGCGTCCTCGCCTGCCGCGGCGGAGCACAGGACCGCGACCTCGTGCTGGGCGCCCTGCGCGAGGCCGTACGGGGCGAAGGGCCCGACGCGCCGACGCTGTGGACCCTCGTCGACGGCAGCGGACGGCTCGGCATCGCCTGCGCCGCCCCCGTGCTGCGCCACATCTACCGGGAGACCGCCTCCTCGCACCTGCGCCAGCGGGCCGCGCGGGCCCTGGCCGTCACCGATCCCTCCTTCCCCGCCGGTTTCGCCGTCGAGTGCCTGTGGGACTGCGAGGAGACCACCCGGGAGACCGCCGCACGGCACGCCGAGACCGGCGACGCGCGCGTGGTGGACCAACTGCGCCGACTGGCGGCGGATCCGGCCGAGGAGGCCGAGGTCCAGACAGCGGTCAGGAGCCGGATCGGGCCCGACATGCCCGCCGTGTGA
- a CDS encoding LamB/YcsF family protein: MTRIDLNADLGEGFGRWRLTDDEQLLSVVTSANVACGFHAGDAATMRRVCELAAERGVRIGAQVSYRDLAGFGRRAMDVPSDELAAEVAYQIGALEVFARAAGSRVAYVKPHGALYNRVVHDEEQAAAVVEGVVLAGAGLPVLGLPSSRFLKVAERAGLPVVTEAFADRAYTQEGTLVPRTEEGAVITDAEAVVERSLGLARSGTVTARSGERVPVRARSLCLHGDTPGAVGLARRVRERLESSGVRVEAFV; the protein is encoded by the coding sequence ATGACCCGGATCGATCTCAACGCCGATCTCGGCGAAGGCTTCGGCCGCTGGCGGCTGACGGACGACGAGCAGCTGCTGTCCGTCGTCACCAGCGCCAACGTGGCCTGCGGCTTCCACGCCGGGGACGCGGCCACCATGCGGCGGGTGTGCGAGCTGGCCGCGGAGCGCGGGGTACGGATCGGCGCCCAGGTCTCCTACCGGGACCTGGCGGGGTTCGGGCGGCGCGCGATGGACGTGCCGTCCGACGAGCTGGCGGCCGAAGTCGCCTACCAGATCGGCGCCCTGGAGGTCTTCGCGCGCGCGGCGGGCTCGCGTGTCGCCTACGTGAAGCCGCACGGCGCGCTCTACAACCGGGTCGTGCACGACGAGGAGCAGGCCGCGGCCGTCGTGGAGGGTGTCGTGCTCGCGGGTGCCGGTCTGCCGGTCCTCGGGCTGCCCTCCTCGCGGTTCCTGAAGGTGGCCGAGCGGGCCGGACTGCCCGTCGTCACCGAGGCGTTCGCGGACCGCGCCTACACGCAGGAGGGCACGCTCGTGCCGCGCACCGAGGAGGGCGCGGTGATCACGGACGCCGAGGCGGTCGTCGAACGCTCGCTGGGGCTGGCCCGGTCCGGGACGGTCACAGCCCGCTCCGGGGAGCGCGTCCCGGTCCGCGCCCGCTCCCTGTGCCTACACGGGGACACTCCCGGCGCGGTCGGCCTCGCCCGTCGGGTCCGCGAGCGGCTGGAGTCCTCGGGCGTGCGTGTGGAGGCGTTCGTATGA